One genomic window of Methanoculleus horonobensis includes the following:
- a CDS encoding DUF1156 domain-containing protein, whose protein sequence is MAVRIPKKLIEVALPLDEINAASVREKSIRHGHPSTLHLWWARRPLAAARAVLFAQLVNDPGYERELGRGVNREKAEAERKRLFELIKKLVLWENTTNEAVLAEAREEIWKSWRETCALNKNHPQAKELFNPDKLPAFHDPFAGGGAIPLEAQRLGLEAWASDLNPVAVLINKAMIEIPPKFAGRPPVNPESRKQKRVGTEWKGAAGLAEDVRYYGKWMRDEAEKRIGHLYPKVRVTAEMAEERPDLREYIGEDLTVIAWLWARTVKSPNPAYKEVEVPLASTFWLSTKKGKEAYIEPIVEGKSYRFSVRVGKPKNSDQIGNGTKLSRGSFGCLLSSTPMSYSYINDEANAGRMGAHMMAIVAEGRRGRIYLSPTVEMENIARTSMTSWKPETPCRGTFASNAQGRRYGFHTFGDYFTPRQLVALTIFSDLVGEAQAQVLRDALAAGIPDDGRGLETGGDRATAYADAVAVYLGLGVSRLSDICNALCRWEVSKTQVRNLFGRQAIPMVWDFAEPNLFADAAGDYGVSLKTLSKVIDRFSCNNQGFGLQSDASNQKVSQNNIVSTDPPYYDNICYSDLSDFFYVWLRRSLKSILPSIFVTMAVPKAEELVATPYRHGSEELAEAFFMNGMTEAMRRLAEQVHPALPVTIYYAFKQSETAGNDTTSPGWESFLEAVLKAGFAVTGTWPMRTELGNRMVGMDANALASSVVLVCRRRDPAAPTVSRKEFLRELKRALPEALDEMTASSIAPVDLAQASIGPGMGIFSKYSAVLEADGTPMSVHDALVLINRELDEYFSDAGGDVDADTRFCLGWFQENGWQEGKFGEADVLARARGTTVDGVREAGVVEAGGGKVRLMRWSEYPGDWSPEADSRTPVWEALHHLIRVHQCGGGESEAAALLARMPGRAAAIRQLAYRLYTLCERKGWAEDARPYNELITSWGAVEAQTPTVIEKAPQKTLSSYGG, encoded by the coding sequence ATGGCTGTCAGGATACCAAAAAAACTGATCGAGGTGGCGTTGCCGCTTGACGAGATCAACGCCGCATCGGTGCGGGAGAAGTCAATCCGCCACGGCCACCCGTCGACCCTCCACCTCTGGTGGGCACGGCGACCGCTTGCGGCGGCACGGGCGGTGCTGTTTGCACAACTCGTGAATGATCCGGGCTACGAGCGGGAGCTCGGCCGGGGCGTGAACAGGGAGAAGGCCGAGGCGGAGCGGAAACGGCTTTTTGAACTGATAAAGAAACTCGTCCTCTGGGAGAACACCACGAACGAGGCGGTGCTCGCGGAGGCGCGGGAGGAGATCTGGAAGAGCTGGCGGGAAACCTGCGCTCTGAACAAGAACCACCCGCAGGCGAAGGAGCTCTTCAATCCAGATAAGTTGCCGGCCTTTCATGATCCGTTCGCCGGCGGCGGGGCGATCCCGCTTGAAGCCCAGAGGCTCGGCCTCGAGGCCTGGGCGTCCGACCTGAACCCGGTGGCGGTGCTGATCAACAAGGCGATGATCGAGATCCCACCGAAGTTTGCGGGGAGACCGCCGGTGAACCCGGAGAGCCGGAAGCAGAAGCGGGTCGGCACCGAGTGGAAGGGCGCTGCGGGGCTCGCGGAGGATGTCCGGTATTATGGGAAGTGGATGCGCGACGAGGCCGAGAAACGGATCGGCCACCTCTACCCGAAGGTGCGGGTCACAGCGGAGATGGCAGAGGAGCGGCCGGATTTGAGGGAATACATCGGGGAGGATCTGACGGTGATCGCGTGGCTCTGGGCGCGGACGGTGAAGAGCCCAAATCCGGCGTATAAGGAGGTGGAGGTGCCGCTCGCTTCGACGTTCTGGCTCTCGACGAAGAAGGGGAAGGAAGCATATATTGAGCCAATAGTTGAAGGAAAATCCTACCGGTTCTCAGTGAGAGTCGGAAAACCGAAGAATTCAGATCAGATCGGAAATGGGACAAAATTGTCCCGAGGAAGTTTTGGATGTCTCCTCTCGAGCACTCCGATGAGTTACTCTTACATCAATGATGAGGCGAACGCGGGTAGAATGGGTGCCCATATGATGGCCATCGTCGCAGAGGGGAGAAGGGGCCGGATCTATCTCTCCCCAACAGTTGAGATGGAGAACATTGCCAGAACGTCGATGACGTCATGGAAGCCGGAAACACCGTGTAGGGGGACGTTTGCGAGCAACGCACAGGGGCGGCGCTATGGATTCCATACATTCGGAGACTACTTCACCCCCCGCCAGCTCGTCGCCCTCACCATCTTCTCCGACCTTGTGGGTGAGGCGCAGGCGCAGGTTCTCCGCGACGCCCTCGCCGCTGGGATACCCGACGATGGCCGAGGGCTGGAGACGGGGGGCGACAGGGCCACGGCATATGCGGATGCGGTGGCGGTGTATCTGGGATTAGGAGTAAGTCGTCTCAGCGATATTTGCAATGCGCTATGTAGATGGGAGGTGTCAAAAACCCAAGTCCGCAACCTCTTTGGCCGACAAGCGATTCCCATGGTTTGGGATTTTGCTGAACCAAACTTATTTGCGGACGCTGCAGGAGATTATGGTGTCAGTCTAAAAACACTATCAAAAGTGATTGACCGCTTTTCCTGCAACAATCAGGGATTTGGCCTCCAATCAGATGCTTCGAATCAAAAGGTATCCCAAAATAATATCGTCTCCACAGATCCCCCGTACTACGACAACATCTGCTATTCTGACCTCTCTGACTTCTTCTATGTCTGGCTCCGCCGATCCTTAAAATCAATTCTACCTTCCATTTTCGTCACGATGGCCGTCCCAAAGGCCGAGGAACTGGTAGCGACACCTTACCGCCATGGATCGGAAGAATTAGCTGAGGCCTTCTTCATGAACGGGATGACCGAGGCCATGCGCCGCCTTGCTGAACAGGTTCATCCTGCCCTCCCGGTCACGATCTACTACGCCTTCAAGCAGTCCGAGACAGCTGGGAACGACACCACTTCCCCCGGTTGGGAATCCTTCCTTGAAGCAGTGTTGAAGGCTGGCTTCGCCGTCACCGGAACATGGCCGATGCGTACCGAACTCGGAAACCGCATGGTAGGGATGGACGCAAATGCCCTCGCCTCTTCAGTCGTCCTCGTCTGCCGCCGGCGCGACCCCGCCGCCCCCACCGTCTCCCGCAAAGAGTTCCTCCGCGAACTGAAGCGGGCACTCCCCGAGGCGCTCGACGAGATGACCGCCTCCTCGATCGCCCCCGTCGACCTTGCCCAGGCCTCGATCGGTCCCGGGATGGGAATCTTCTCAAAGTACTCCGCTGTCCTTGAGGCAGACGGGACGCCGATGTCGGTCCACGACGCCCTTGTCCTCATCAACCGCGAACTCGACGAATACTTCTCCGACGCCGGAGGCGACGTCGACGCCGACACCCGCTTCTGCCTCGGCTGGTTCCAGGAGAACGGCTGGCAAGAGGGGAAGTTCGGCGAGGCCGACGTCCTTGCCCGCGCCCGGGGCACCACCGTCGACGGCGTCCGGGAGGCCGGCGTCGTCGAGGCCGGCGGCGGGAAGGTCCGGCTCATGAGGTGGTCGGAGTATCCCGGCGACTGGTCGCCGGAGGCCGACAGCCGGACGCCCGTCTGGGAGGCGCTCCACCACCTCATCCGCGTTCACCAGTGCGGCGGCGGCGAATCCGAGGCCGCCGCCCTCCTCGCCCGGATGCCCGGCCGGGCGGCGGCGATCCGGCAGCTCGCTTACCGGCTCTACACCCTCTGCGAGCGGAAAGGCTGGGCCGAGGATGCCCGCCCGTACAACGAACTGATCACCTCGTGGGGAGCCGTCGAGGCACAGACGCCCACCGTGATCGAGAAAGCACCACAAAAGACACTATCCTCCTACGGAGGCTGA
- a CDS encoding GmrSD restriction endonuclease domain-containing protein encodes MKNQKETIRKMVSYLNDEEWNGGFWLPNIQRPFVWREDQIERLFDSIMREYPISTLLVWRTKSRIRRRKFIDNYKNTIRLTDFYVPEDDKTKLLVLDGQQRLQSLFIGLKGSYEKRELYFDVLSGDLVAPEDIRYKFKFLDAEKAAFPWVKFKEIVFINELSTKIAKSIIRNAGRELTESEKERVEENIALVQMQFVNRDLIVYQELDSVDNTDAYREDDVVEIFIRANSGGTRLGKSDLLFSLLTSSWEDADERMDELLDDINRVGYDFTRDFILKTCLTLLNKGAAYEVKKFRDERIRQELIDKWEGISAAIRDVRDYLYGRTFIRTDKAMPSYLVLIPIIYFRYHFPQKWGAVQNLDDYLLRTLLSGAFSGTPDNMIDRCVKAISSSGEFDVNEIFGIVREDGRSLELAESTILGQYYGSKQSHLIFNLWYRDFNYIPAYENNLPQADHIFPQSLLRKVKKVNPRTGRQDLLRYYQEDRDQIANLMLLTAEENGFSGKRDIPPNEWFAEKDEAYLEMHLIPKNPDLWELDNYEAFIEERKRLILDKFSHIIQGA; translated from the coding sequence ATGAAAAACCAGAAAGAGACCATCCGAAAGATGGTCAGTTACCTCAATGATGAGGAATGGAACGGGGGGTTCTGGCTGCCGAACATCCAGCGCCCGTTCGTCTGGCGAGAAGACCAGATCGAGCGCCTCTTTGACTCCATCATGCGGGAGTACCCAATCAGCACCCTCCTCGTATGGCGCACCAAATCGCGTATCCGCCGCCGGAAGTTCATCGATAATTATAAAAATACCATCAGGCTTACCGACTTTTACGTTCCCGAAGACGACAAAACCAAACTCCTTGTCCTCGATGGCCAGCAGCGGCTCCAGAGCCTCTTCATCGGCCTCAAGGGGAGTTATGAAAAGCGCGAACTCTACTTCGACGTCCTCAGCGGCGATCTTGTTGCACCCGAGGATATCCGTTACAAGTTCAAATTTCTGGATGCTGAAAAGGCCGCCTTCCCGTGGGTCAAGTTCAAGGAGATCGTCTTCATCAATGAACTCTCAACCAAGATCGCCAAATCGATCATCAGGAACGCCGGGAGGGAGTTGACTGAATCAGAAAAAGAGCGCGTTGAAGAGAATATAGCACTGGTTCAGATGCAGTTTGTCAACAGAGATCTGATCGTCTATCAGGAACTTGACAGCGTCGATAACACTGACGCCTACCGGGAAGACGATGTCGTTGAGATCTTCATCCGTGCCAATTCTGGAGGAACACGCCTCGGCAAATCCGATCTCCTCTTCTCCCTCCTGACATCATCATGGGAGGATGCGGATGAGAGGATGGATGAACTGCTCGATGATATCAACCGTGTCGGCTACGACTTCACCCGTGACTTTATCCTGAAGACGTGCCTGACGCTCCTCAACAAAGGGGCAGCATATGAAGTCAAAAAATTCCGTGACGAGCGCATTCGGCAAGAACTCATTGACAAGTGGGAGGGGATTTCTGCAGCCATCCGCGATGTGAGAGATTATCTCTACGGCAGAACCTTCATACGGACGGACAAGGCAATGCCGTCCTATCTCGTCCTCATCCCGATCATCTACTTCCGCTACCACTTTCCCCAAAAATGGGGTGCAGTGCAGAACCTTGATGACTACCTCCTCCGGACACTCCTCAGCGGGGCGTTCAGCGGTACACCTGACAACATGATCGACCGGTGTGTAAAGGCGATCAGTTCCTCCGGCGAGTTTGATGTGAACGAGATCTTCGGTATCGTACGTGAAGACGGGCGTAGCCTCGAATTGGCGGAGAGCACCATTCTCGGGCAGTATTACGGGTCAAAGCAGAGTCATCTCATCTTCAACCTCTGGTACAGAGACTTCAACTACATACCAGCATACGAAAACAATCTTCCTCAGGCTGATCACATCTTCCCGCAATCCCTCCTGAGAAAGGTTAAAAAAGTAAATCCGAGGACAGGAAGACAGGATCTTCTCAGGTACTATCAGGAAGATCGGGACCAGATAGCCAACCTCATGCTCCTCACCGCAGAGGAGAACGGCTTTTCCGGAAAACGGGATATTCCGCCTAATGAATGGTTCGCAGAAAAGGATGAAGCCTACCTTGAGATGCACCTGATCCCGAAGAACCCCGATCTCTGGGAACTGGATAACTATGAGGCGTTCATCGAGGAGAGAAAGAGGCTTATCCTTGACAAATTCAGCCACATAATTCAGGGGGCATAA